In Candidatus Methylomirabilota bacterium, the DNA window CCGCTACACCATCTTCTTCTCCTTCCACTTGGCGAAGATGCGCCGGCACTGGGCGTCCGCCTCCTTGAGGGCGTCCTCCGGCGAGGCGGCCCCGCTGGCGGCCTTGGCAAACATCACGTTGAGCACCCAGGTGCTGTAGATCTCGTCGATGGCCGCGTTGGCGTAGCCGGGGTACCCGACGTTCGTGGCCCAGTTGAGCACGTCGTCGAGGACCTTGTACTTGTCGGGCGGGTGGGCCTTGGGATCGTTACTGATCAGCTTGGTGATGTCCGGCACCGTCTTGGGCCAGCACGGAAAGTCGTAGAACTCGCCCGCCACGAAAGCCTCGTGGAAGTTGGTGGTGTAGTCCACGAGGAACTTCTTGGCTCCCTCGATGTTCTCGGCGAACTTCCAGACCACGTAGCAATCCATGACGTGCTCGAGCCCGATGGCCCGCACCGGGCCCTTGAGGGCCTTGGTGAGCTGGATCTTGGCCGAGATCGCCGGGTCCTGCTTCTCCGCGGTCCGGGTGATCGAGATGGCGTTCAGGGCGAGCGAGAGCTTGCCCGCGATCATGGCCCGGTTGTTGGAGGAGGCGTCCCAGGTGAACACCTCGTCGGTCATGGTCTCCTTGAAGAGCGCGGTGACGAACTTGATGGTCTCGAGGGTCTGCTTGGAGTTCAAGGTGAGATTGCCGTTGGCGTCCTGCTCGTGGGCGCCGTGGGCGTACATGATGGTCCGCAGGGCCATGGCGGTGTCGATCTCGTTGGCCAGCCCGATGCCCACCGGGTGGCCGGTGTCCTTCTTGATCTTGGCCCCGACGGTGCGGACCTCGTCCCACGTCTTGGGGCCGTTGGGCATCCCCACCTGGCTGAACAGATCCTGGCGGTAGTTCACCGGGTCCGGCGTGAACGACGGCGAGAAGGCGAAGTACTTCTTGGTCTTGGGGTTGTACGTGCTCTTGACGCAGAGATCGATCGGCTTGCCGAGCTTCTTCTCGAGCTCCTGGTAGACGTCCTTCATGTCCACCGTCTGCTCCTCGAAGGTCGGGGGCGGCCAGTTGAACAGGAACAGGTCGTGCCCCTTCTGGGCCGATACCTCGGCGGTGGCCCGCGGGTTGATGCCGGCGATGCCGATGTTGTCGACGATCACCTCGGTGTCGTTCTTCTCGCCCCACTCTTTCGCCAGCTTCTTGTTGAACCACTCGTCGTAGGCGGGAACGAAGTGGACCCACTGCAGGATCTTGAGCGTCTTCTTGGCGGCGCGGGCCCGTCCGGGAACGATGATGTTGGCGCCGATGCCGGTGGCCAGCGCTCCGGCGCCGGTGGCCTTGATGAACTGCCGGCGATTCACGCGTTGCCCGTCCATACACCGACCTCCTTGTTGGGTAGGCGCACCCCGATCGGCGGAGCGGCCTCCTGCGTGGCGCTGATCGATCGAGTCGGGGCGCGGCGAGAGGGGAGCCCGTCGCGCCCCTCCGCCCGCCCGCGGGAATGCCGCCGTCACTCTAGCGCTTGGCCGCATGGTGTTCAAGGGCTCGATGGGCCTCACGAGAAGCGCTACCGAAGCGGAGGGTGACGCCCCACGGCGGGTGCTTCCGAAGCAGGCATGCCTACTCGCGCAGGTACATGCCGTAGCTCGTGACGTTCTGGACGACTCGTTGCACGACGGCATCGGCGACCGACCGGCTCTGCGCATCGGCTTCCGTCGCGGGGATCCCGAAATCCTCGAAGAAGCGCTCGAATCCCTTGGGTCGCCAGCCAGTGACCCACACCACGTTCGTGTCCGTCTGGTTGATGAAGGTGTGGGTCGTGTTCGGCGCCAGGTCCAGGAAGCGGCCGGGCCCGCATCGCCGCCACTCGCCGTCGACCATGACGTCGAGCGTGCCGTCGACGACGAAGAAGAACTCGCTCTCGCTCCGGTGGAAGTGCGGCGGCGGACCCGGCACGTGCGGCGGTGACGTTGTCAAGGCGACCGACGCAACGTGCGCGGACGCGGTACGATGGCCCGGCGCCGCGGAGATGTCCGACATCGTCTTGACGCGGCACCGCGCGTGCGGTATCGAGGGAGCGACATCATAACCCGTGGTTCAATTCCGCCGAAAGGAGACCCCATGAAGACGCAGCTGATCGGAGCGGTGCTCGCGCTCCTGCTCACGACCCCCGCGCTGGCCGCCATCAAGGAGGAGCCGGTCACCTACAAGGACGGCGAGACCACGATGAAGGGCTTCGTGGTGTACGACACCGCCAAGCAGGGCAAGCGGCCCGGCATCGTGATCGTGCCCGAGTGGTGGGGCATCACGAAGCACATGCACAACGAGGCGCGCGCCTTCGCCGGCCAGGGCTACACTGCCTTCATCGCCGACATGTACGGCGAGGGCAAGACCGCCGACAACCCCAAGGACGCCGGCGCGCTCTCCGGCGCGGTCATGAAGAACCCCCAGACGATGGAAGCGCGCTTCGATGCCGCCCGCGCGCAGCTCGCCAAGCACCCCACCGTCGATCCCACGCGCATCGGCGCGGTGGGCTACTGCTTCGGCGGCGCGGTGGTGCTCAACATGGCGCGCGCGGGGGCCGATCTGGCCGGCGTGGCCGGCTTCCACGCCTCCCTGGGCCTCAACACGCCGGCGCCGGCCCCCGGCACGGTGAAGGCGAAGATCCTCGTCCTCAACGGCGCCGACGATCCGTTCGTGAAGAAGGAGCAGTACGTGACGTTCAAGGCCGACCTGGACGCGGCCAAGGCCGACTACCGGGTGATCGAGTATCCCGGCGCGGTGCACGCCTTCACGAACCCCGAAGCCACCGCGATGGGGCAGAAGTTCAACCTCCCGCTGCGCTACGACGCGAAGGCGAACGAGCAGGCCAAGGCGGAGGCGGCGAAGTTCTTCGCCCAGGTCTTCAAGAAGTAGACGGCCCCGAGCGCTCGTACCGGATCCGCCTGGCGATTGACCCTCCGTGGGTCCATTGCTATGGTGCGGGCCGATGGACTTCGGCCGCTCCGCCGATGAGCAGGCGTTCGCCGACGAGGTCCGCGCCTTCCTGCGCGCGCATCCTCCGGCGACATTTCCCGCCGACGGGACCGACGCCGGCTACGGCTCGGGCGCTCACTCGCGAGCGTTCCTCGGGGCGCTGGGCGAGCGCGGCTGGATCAGCCTGAGCTGGCCACGCGAGCACGGCGGGCAGGCGCGGCCGATGGCCTACCGGCTCGTGCTGCTGGAAGAGCTCGCCGCCGCCGGCGCGCCCTTCGGCCCGCTCCCCGGCTGCCTCCAGGTGGCCGACTCCATCATCCGGCACGGATCCGAGACGCTGCGCCGGGAGATCCTGCCGCGGGTCGCGCGCGGGGAGGCCACCTTCTGGCAGGGCTATAGCGAGCCCGGGGCCGGCTCCGATCTCCTCGCGCTCGAGACGCGCGCCCGTCTCGAGGGCGAGCAGTGGATCCTCGACGGGCGCAAGATCTGGTCGAGCCACGCCGGCGTTGCCACCTACGGCACCGTGCTCGCCCGCACGGATCCCGCGTCCGGTCGCCAGCGGGGTCTCACCATGTTGATGGTGAGCAACCGGCTGCCCGGCATGGAGGTGCGCCCGATCCGCAGCCTGACCGGCGAGGTCTACCACTACGAGGTCTTCATGGACTCCGTGCGGGTTCCGCGCGACTGGGTGATGGGCAAGCCGGGCGAGGGCTTCGCCCAGCTGCTGCACGGGCTCGACACCGACCGGTTCTGGGGCCGCTACTACAAGGCGCCGTTCCTTCAGCGCATCCTGGCGCTCCTCGTCGAGTACGCCAACACGACCCCGCGGGACGGCGGCGTCCCGGCCGGCGACGCGAGCGTGCGTCGCCGCCTGGCCCACGCCGCCACCGAGGTCGCGGCCCTCCGGGCGCTCTTCCACCGCGCGGCCTGGCTCATCGAACGCGGAATGCCCGCCACCGGCCCGGTGTCCGCGGCCAAGCTCATGGCCGACGAGCTCGGGCAGCGCGTGCTCTCGCTGGGCATGGAGCTGCTCGGGCCCTACGGCGTCCTCCGCGCCGGCTCCCGGTGGGCCCGGCTGCGGGGCGAGATCGAGCACCAGTACCAGACGAGCTGGGGGCACACGCTGGCGGGGGGCACCTCCGAGATCCAGCGCACCACCATCGCGGTGCGGGCCCTCGACCTGCCCGCCGAGCCGCGCGTGCGCGGCTGATCCATGCCCAGGCGATCGTGATGGATCTCGCGCTGTCGCCGGCGCAGCAGCTCCTGCAGCAGTCGGCGCGGACGCTGCTGCCGCGTCGCTGCCCGCCCGAGCGCGTGCAGGCCCTGGCGCTCGACGCGCGCGGCTTCGACGCCGAGCTCTGGAAGGAGATCGCGACGCTCGGCTGGCCCGGGCTGCTGATCGCGCCGCAGCAGGGCGGCAGCGGAGGTACCGTGGGCGACGTGGTGGTCCTGGCCGAGGAGCTGGGACACGCGTGCGTGCCGAGCCCGTTCATCGGTAGCGCGGTCATCGCCACCACCGCGCTGAGCGCCGCCGGCGGTCGCCGCGCGGCGAGCCTGCTGCCGCGTCTCGCGCTCGGCGAGCGCATCTGCGCACTCGCGGCGCTCGAGGAGTCCGGACGGCTCGACCCGGACGCGATGGGGCTGCGCGTCGAGGCGCCGGGGCGTCTCACCGGGCGCAAGCTGTTCGTGGCCGACGCCCACGCGGCCACCGACGTGATCGTGCTCGGGGGCGGGGCGGCCGGGCCGACGGCGGTGCTGCTGCCGATGGACCGCAACGGCATCGAGGCGCATCCCCTCGAGAGCATGACCGGCGACAAGCTCTTCGAGCTGAGCTTCCGTGACGTGGAGACGCGCCCGGACGACGTGCTCGGCGAGCCGGGAGCGGGCTTCACCCTGCTCGCGCCGGCCTACCGGCTCGGCGCCCTCGCGCGCAGCGCCGAGATGGTGGGTGCCGCGCAGCGCGTGCTCGACCTGTGCCTGGCGCACGCGCGGGTGCGCCGGCAGGGCGGGCGACCGATCGGCGGCTACCAGGCCGTCCAGCACGCGTGCGCCGACATGTTCCGCGACGTCGAGAGCGCCCGCTGGCTGGTGTGGGAGAGCGCCTGGAAGCTGGAGGCGGCCCGGCCCGACGCCCCCGCCGCGGTGGCCGCCGCCAAGGTCTACGCGGCCGACGCGGCGCTGCGCGTGGCCCGCCGAGGGCATCAGGTCATGGGCGCCATCGGCTACTGCGAGGAGCACCCGCTGCATCTGCTGCACAAGCGCATCCTCGCCGGCTCACTGGACGCGGGCGACGCCACGCTGCACCTCGACGCGGTCGCGCGCTCGATCGGCCTGTCCTAGCGCGGCGGCATGTCTCGCCGATTGGGGTTTCGAGCTTGCAACGCAGTCCGCGTGACTACAGTGGGGGCATGAACGCCAGCGTCCGTGCCGCCCGGGCGCGCCTCTCGAAGCTGCTCGATCGAGCGGCGGCCGGCGAGGAGATCGTCATCACCTCCGCTGGCCGGCCGAAGGCCAAGCTGGTCGGTCTTGCTGCCGGCGCGCCCGCGCCGCAATACCGGAAGACGTGTGAAGCTCACCGGCGGGGCGTGCAAGGCACGGTTTCGCCGGCAGGCATGTGGCGGACGGGGGCCGCAGCCCGGAAATGCGCCCGGCGCCTCGCGTGGCGTAGAGGGCCCGCGAATGGCCGGGCCCGTCTGCTCTACTCGTCCTCGATGAAGGCCTTCACCTGTGCGAGCAGCTCGGGGCTCGGCGTGAGGCCGTGCTCCTTCGCATGCTCACCCGCCTTGCGCAGCACCTCTTCCTCGTCGGCGCCCCGAACCACGTGCTGGCAGTCGGTGGTGGGATTCACCTTGTGACAGTCGATCATCTTGCCCATGGTCCTGCCTCCTTGCGCGCATGCGGCGCCCGGGCTCCGAGGTTGTCCATACGACTCGTGCTACCCCCTACGCCTTGTCCAGCCACACCCGGTGCATGTCGATGAGACCGGCCGGGATCATCTGGAAGCCCTTCACGTGCTTGTGGAAGACCTTCTTCTCGTTCAGGTGCAGCATGACCGCCACGGGCGCGTCCTCGACGATGAGCCGCACCGCCTCCTCGTAGAACTTCTTCCGCTTCTTGAAGTCGTTCTCGGATCGCGCGCCCTCCACCATCTTGTCGAAGTCGGCGTTGGCCCACTTGCCCGCGTTCCACGCTTCCCCGGAATGCAGCTCGGGGTAGAGCGTCTCGTCGGGATCGAGATCG includes these proteins:
- a CDS encoding acyl-CoA dehydrogenase family protein — protein: MDFGRSADEQAFADEVRAFLRAHPPATFPADGTDAGYGSGAHSRAFLGALGERGWISLSWPREHGGQARPMAYRLVLLEELAAAGAPFGPLPGCLQVADSIIRHGSETLRREILPRVARGEATFWQGYSEPGAGSDLLALETRARLEGEQWILDGRKIWSSHAGVATYGTVLARTDPASGRQRGLTMLMVSNRLPGMEVRPIRSLTGEVYHYEVFMDSVRVPRDWVMGKPGEGFAQLLHGLDTDRFWGRYYKAPFLQRILALLVEYANTTPRDGGVPAGDASVRRRLAHAATEVAALRALFHRAAWLIERGMPATGPVSAAKLMADELGQRVLSLGMELLGPYGVLRAGSRWARLRGEIEHQYQTSWGHTLAGGTSEIQRTTIAVRALDLPAEPRVRG
- a CDS encoding DUF1059 domain-containing protein; its protein translation is MGKMIDCHKVNPTTDCQHVVRGADEEEVLRKAGEHAKEHGLTPSPELLAQVKAFIEDE
- a CDS encoding cupin domain-containing protein; amino-acid sequence: MSDISAAPGHRTASAHVASVALTTSPPHVPGPPPHFHRSESEFFFVVDGTLDVMVDGEWRRCGPGRFLDLAPNTTHTFINQTDTNVVWVTGWRPKGFERFFEDFGIPATEADAQSRSVADAVVQRVVQNVTSYGMYLRE
- a CDS encoding extracellular solute-binding protein, producing MDGQRVNRRQFIKATGAGALATGIGANIIVPGRARAAKKTLKILQWVHFVPAYDEWFNKKLAKEWGEKNDTEVIVDNIGIAGINPRATAEVSAQKGHDLFLFNWPPPTFEEQTVDMKDVYQELEKKLGKPIDLCVKSTYNPKTKKYFAFSPSFTPDPVNYRQDLFSQVGMPNGPKTWDEVRTVGAKIKKDTGHPVGIGLANEIDTAMALRTIMYAHGAHEQDANGNLTLNSKQTLETIKFVTALFKETMTDEVFTWDASSNNRAMIAGKLSLALNAISITRTAEKQDPAISAKIQLTKALKGPVRAIGLEHVMDCYVVWKFAENIEGAKKFLVDYTTNFHEAFVAGEFYDFPCWPKTVPDITKLISNDPKAHPPDKYKVLDDVLNWATNVGYPGYANAAIDEIYSTWVLNVMFAKAASGAASPEDALKEADAQCRRIFAKWKEKKMV
- a CDS encoding acyl-CoA dehydrogenase family protein — translated: MDLALSPAQQLLQQSARTLLPRRCPPERVQALALDARGFDAELWKEIATLGWPGLLIAPQQGGSGGTVGDVVVLAEELGHACVPSPFIGSAVIATTALSAAGGRRAASLLPRLALGERICALAALEESGRLDPDAMGLRVEAPGRLTGRKLFVADAHAATDVIVLGGGAAGPTAVLLPMDRNGIEAHPLESMTGDKLFELSFRDVETRPDDVLGEPGAGFTLLAPAYRLGALARSAEMVGAAQRVLDLCLAHARVRRQGGRPIGGYQAVQHACADMFRDVESARWLVWESAWKLEAARPDAPAAVAAAKVYAADAALRVARRGHQVMGAIGYCEEHPLHLLHKRILAGSLDAGDATLHLDAVARSIGLS
- a CDS encoding dienelactone hydrolase family protein; the protein is MKTQLIGAVLALLLTTPALAAIKEEPVTYKDGETTMKGFVVYDTAKQGKRPGIVIVPEWWGITKHMHNEARAFAGQGYTAFIADMYGEGKTADNPKDAGALSGAVMKNPQTMEARFDAARAQLAKHPTVDPTRIGAVGYCFGGAVVLNMARAGADLAGVAGFHASLGLNTPAPAPGTVKAKILVLNGADDPFVKKEQYVTFKADLDAAKADYRVIEYPGAVHAFTNPEATAMGQKFNLPLRYDAKANEQAKAEAAKFFAQVFKK